Proteins co-encoded in one Pseudochaenichthys georgianus chromosome 22, fPseGeo1.2, whole genome shotgun sequence genomic window:
- the zfyve28 gene encoding lateral signaling target protein 2 homolog isoform X5: MDECIPDERANRDFCVKFPEEIRHDNLAGQLWFGAECLAAGSIIMNREIESIAMRPLAKDLTRSLEEVRNITRDQALRDLNLYTDRMKDALRHFDSLFAEFELSYVSAMVPVKSPKEYYVQQEVVVLFCETVDRSLKLGYLTQDMIDDYEPALMFTIPRLAIVCGLVVYSDGPLNLERKSEDMSELFRPFRTLLKKIRDLLQTLSDEELITLERNLCISQDGESIDEEPATDSSPAPVQENHSSCCPANDNSKGESEGEQEHLAPFVCANQEEKLAEVEKGWEEVETEKGEVEQEQGLLCEEAEEAELACSMQYDEEELEQLNMMVYRVGDEMSTLLSPPSQGQSPAHRPHRGEAGGSSGASSTEASPRRYLVSRGRTGIYVEEEDKVFFMEDLDAPGDVITSISREACISISSPSKAAESARPAQRKPGPRPDPTRNGWCSEAQSEQPCPQPRSLNALCPNTKRSLSCTSTPGSESLPYTNGWEMGLEGPASETAEVIAHRMGGMKLSATVIFNPRSPSLTELAVDKLLLPRPDPSEVEPCGPLVATHCLLNSCVCCGSCEDAHEDNIPTESSGLGLGLTLGLDKHSKTAAPSSVIQSSACRLPPRGHDPHSKGDLAQLTPPSSRCSAETLEEGSKSPLREKCLAVAPGPGHRAQDCGYLGGDGPSLCNHQLRNDKRQQASGGQQRDRETDNDKSGIKDSKRDIKEDNRRSFQSSPLSSVSGSDCDSVSVTTCSLSSSAYTPSPVSSLTPSSGMSEDLDHQEIQLALQNAKLAARNKIRSRFHSSSDLIHRLFVCISGVADQLQTNYASDLRSILKTLFEVMATKCEEGDDDNHKKAGPVLRNAVLEDCALCQETISSSELAAKAREGQFEDPPDWVPDEACNSCIACKAPFTVIRRKHHCRSCGKIFCSRCSSHSAPLPRYGQVKPVRVCTHCYMFHVTPFYSDKAGI; the protein is encoded by the exons ATGGATGAATGTATTCCCGACGAGCGGGCCAACAGAGACTTCTGCGTCAAGTTCCCTGAGGAGATTCGTCATGACAACTTGGCCGGGCAGCTGTGGTTTGGGGCTGAG TGTTTGGCCGCCGGCTCCATCATCATGAACAGGGAGATAGAGAGTATAGCGATGAGGCCCCTGGCTAAGGACCTCACTCGCAGCCTGGAGGAGGTTCGCAACATCACCAGAGACCAGGCCCTGAGGGACCTCAACTTGTACACGGACCGCATGAAGGATGCGTTGCGGCATTTCGACAGCCTTTTTGCTGAGTTTGAGCTCAG CTATGTGTCAGCCATGGTGCCTGTGAAGTCTCCCAAAGAATACTATGTACAGCAGGAGGTGGTCGTGCTCTTCTGTGAGACTGTAGATAG GTCCCTAAAGCTGGGCTATCTCACACAGGACATGATCGATGACTACGAACCTGCACTCATGTTTACAATTCCCCGACTAGCCATTGTGTG TGGGCTGGTTGTGTATTCAGACGGACCTCTCAACCTAGAACGCAAATCAGAGGACATGTCTGAGCTCTTCCGACCTTTTCGCACTTTATTAAAGAAAATCAG AGACTTGCTGCAGACCTTGAGTGATGAAGAGCTGATCACACTGGAGAGGAACCTGTGTATCTCTCAGGACGGGGAGTCCATAGACGAGGAGCCGGCCACAGACAGCTCTCCAGCTCCAGTCCAAGAGAACCACTCATCTTGCTGCCCTGCTAATGACAACTCCAAGGGGGAGAGTGAGGGGGAGCAGGAGCACCTGGCTCCGTTTGTCTGTGCCAACCAGGAGGAGAAGCTGGCAGAAGTAGAGAAGGGCTGGGAGGAGGTGGAAACGGAGAAGGGGGAGGTGGAGCAGGAGCAGGGCTTACTGTGTGAGGAGGCGGAGGAGGCAGAGTTGGCGTGCTCCATGCAGTACGACGAGGAGGAGCTGGAGCAGCTCAACATGATGGTGTACCGCGTGGGAGACGAGATGTCCACCCTTCTGTCTCCTCCCAGCCAGGGTCAGTCCCCGGCACACCGCCCCCACAGAGGAGAGGCGGGGGGCTCCAGCGGGGCGTCCAGCACGGAGGCCTCCCCCCGCAGATACCTGGTGAGTCGGGGAAGGACAGGCATCTATGTAGAGGAGGAGGACAAGGTGTTCTTCATGGAGGACCTGGACGCACCAGGAGACGTCATCACCAGCATTTCAAGAGAGGCCTGCATTAGTATCTCCTCTCCTTCCAAAGCAGCAGAGTCTGCTCGTCCTGCGCAGCGCAAACCGGGGCCTCGGCCAGACCCCACCAGGAACGGCTGGTGCTCAGAGGCGCAGTCGGAGCAGCCGTGCCCACAGCCGCGCAGCCTGAACGCACTCTGTCCCAACACAAAGCGCTCCCTTTCTTGCACTTCCACTCCCGGTTCTGAATCTCTGCCTTACACCAACGGGTGGGAGATGGGTCTGGAGGGCCCGGCGTCTGAAACGGCGGAGGTCATCGCGCACCGCATgggtgggatgaagctgtctgcTACGGTCATCTTCAACCCTCGCTCCCCCAGCTTGACGGAGCTTGCTGTGGACAAGCTGCTGCTGCCTAGGCCCGATCCCTCTGAGGTCGAGccctgcggccccctggtggccactcactgcctgctcaactcctgtgtgtgttgtgggagCTGTGAGGACGCCCACGAAGACAACATCCCCACAGAGAGCTCTGGACTCGGGTTAGGCCTCACTCTGGGGTTGGATAAACATTCTAAGACCGCCGCCCCGAGCTCTGTCATACAATCTTCCGCTTGCCGGCTGCCCCCACGAGGTCATGATCCTCACAGTAAGGGAGATCTGGCCCAGTTGACTCCCCCTTCTTCCCGCTGCTCTGCAGAGACCCTGGAGGAGGGTTCAAAGTCTCCGCTCCGTGAGAAGTGCCTGGCCGTGGCTCCGGGGCCGGGGCATCGCGCTCAGGACTGCGGCTACCTCGGAGGGGACGGACCCTCCCTGTGCAACCACCAGCTGAGGAATGATAAGAGACAGCAGGCCAGTGGAGGCCAGCAGAGGGACAGGGAGACGGATAACGACAAATCGGGAATTAAAGACTCCAAGAGGGACATCAAAGAGGACAACAGGAGAAG TTTTCAGAGCTCTCCCCTCAGCTCTGTGTCAGGTAGTGACTGTGACAGTGTGTCGGTCACCACATGTAGTCTGTCAAGCAGCGCATACACTCCCAG CCCTGTCAGCAGTCTGACCCCCAGCTCAGGGATGTCAGAGGACCTGGACCATCAGGAGATCCAGCTGGCTCTGCAAAATGCAAAGTTGGCCGCCAGGAACAAGATCCGATCACGCTTCCACAGCAGCAGCGACCTCATCCACCGCCTCTTTGTTTGTATATCAG GCGTTGCTGATCAGCTGCAGACCAACTATGCTAGTGACCTTCGCAGCATCCTCAAGACTCTGTTTGAAGTCATGGCAACAAAGTGTGAGGAGGGAGACGACGATAACCACAAGAAAG CAGGTCCTGTTCTGCGTAATGCCGTGCTGGAGGACTGCGCTCTCTGTCAGGAGACCATTTCTTCCTCGGAGCTGGCAGCCAAGGCCCGGGAAGGCCAGTTTGAAG ACCCTCCAGACTGGGTCCCTGATGAAGCCTGCAACTCCTGCATTGCCTGCAAGGCTCCCTTCACTGTCATCCGCAGGAAGCATCACTGTAGGAGCTGTGGAAAG ATCTTCTGCTCTCGCTGCTCCTCCCACTCTGCTCCTCTCCCGCGGTATGGCCAGGTGAAGCCAGTCAGGGTTTGCACACACTGCTACATGTTTCATGTTACGCCTTTCTACAGCGACAAGGCCGGCATCTAA
- the zfyve28 gene encoding lateral signaling target protein 2 homolog isoform X3, whose product MNRFRKWLYKPKRTDPQLLAQFYYADEELNQVATELDGLDGRKDPQRCTLLVNQFRSCQDNVLNIINQIMDECIPDERANRDFCVKFPEEIRHDNLAGQLWFGAECLAAGSIIMNREIESIAMRPLAKDLTRSLEEVRNITRDQALRDLNLYTDRMKDALRHFDSLFAEFELSYVSAMVPVKSPKEYYVQQEVVVLFCETVDRSLKLGYLTQDMIDDYEPALMFTIPRLAIVCGLVVYSDGPLNLERKSEDMSELFRPFRTLLKKIRDLLQTLSDEELITLERNLCISQDGESIDEEPATDSSPAPVQENHSSCCPANDNSKGESEGEQEHLAPFVCANQEEKLAEVEKGWEEVETEKGEVEQEQGLLCEEAEEAELACSMQYDEEELEQLNMMVYRVGDEMSTLLSPPSQGQSPAHRPHRGEAGGSSGASSTEASPRRYLVSRGRTGIYVEEEDKVFFMEDLDAPGDVITSISREACISISSPSKAAESARPAQRKPGPRPDPTRNGWCSEAQSEQPCPQPRSLNALCPNTKRSLSCTSTPGSESLPYTNGWEMGLEGPASETAEVIAHRMGGMKLSATVIFNPRSPSLTELAVDKLLLPRPDPSEVEPCGPLVATHCLLNSCVCCGSCEDAHEDNIPTESSGLGLGLTLGLDKHSKTAAPSSVIQSSACRLPPRGHDPHSKGDLAQLTPPSSRCSAETLEEGSKSPLREKCLAVAPGPGHRAQDCGYLGGDGPSLCNHQLRNDKRQQASGGQQRDRETDNDKSGIKDSKRDIKEDNRRSFQSSPLSSVSGSDCDSVSVTTCSLSSSAYTPSPVSSLTPSSGMSEDLDHQEIQLALQNAKLAARNKIRSRFHSSSDLIHRLFVCISGVADQLQTNYASDLRSILKTLFEVMATKCEEGDDDNHKKAGPVLRNAVLEDCALCQETISSSELAAKAREGQFEDPPDWVPDEACNSCIACKAPFTVIRRKHHCRSCGKIFCSRCSSHSAPLPRYGQVKPVRVCTHCYMFHVTPFYSDKAGI is encoded by the exons AGGACAGACCCTCAGCTCCTGGCCCAGTTCTACTACGCTGATGAAGAGCTGAACCAGGTGGCCACTGAGCTGGACGGGCTGGACGGCAGGAAGGACCCTCAGAGATGCACGCTGCTTGTCAACCAGTTCCGCTCCTGTCAG GACAATGTGCTGAACATTATCAACCAGATTATGGATGAATGTATTCCCGACGAGCGGGCCAACAGAGACTTCTGCGTCAAGTTCCCTGAGGAGATTCGTCATGACAACTTGGCCGGGCAGCTGTGGTTTGGGGCTGAG TGTTTGGCCGCCGGCTCCATCATCATGAACAGGGAGATAGAGAGTATAGCGATGAGGCCCCTGGCTAAGGACCTCACTCGCAGCCTGGAGGAGGTTCGCAACATCACCAGAGACCAGGCCCTGAGGGACCTCAACTTGTACACGGACCGCATGAAGGATGCGTTGCGGCATTTCGACAGCCTTTTTGCTGAGTTTGAGCTCAG CTATGTGTCAGCCATGGTGCCTGTGAAGTCTCCCAAAGAATACTATGTACAGCAGGAGGTGGTCGTGCTCTTCTGTGAGACTGTAGATAG GTCCCTAAAGCTGGGCTATCTCACACAGGACATGATCGATGACTACGAACCTGCACTCATGTTTACAATTCCCCGACTAGCCATTGTGTG TGGGCTGGTTGTGTATTCAGACGGACCTCTCAACCTAGAACGCAAATCAGAGGACATGTCTGAGCTCTTCCGACCTTTTCGCACTTTATTAAAGAAAATCAG AGACTTGCTGCAGACCTTGAGTGATGAAGAGCTGATCACACTGGAGAGGAACCTGTGTATCTCTCAGGACGGGGAGTCCATAGACGAGGAGCCGGCCACAGACAGCTCTCCAGCTCCAGTCCAAGAGAACCACTCATCTTGCTGCCCTGCTAATGACAACTCCAAGGGGGAGAGTGAGGGGGAGCAGGAGCACCTGGCTCCGTTTGTCTGTGCCAACCAGGAGGAGAAGCTGGCAGAAGTAGAGAAGGGCTGGGAGGAGGTGGAAACGGAGAAGGGGGAGGTGGAGCAGGAGCAGGGCTTACTGTGTGAGGAGGCGGAGGAGGCAGAGTTGGCGTGCTCCATGCAGTACGACGAGGAGGAGCTGGAGCAGCTCAACATGATGGTGTACCGCGTGGGAGACGAGATGTCCACCCTTCTGTCTCCTCCCAGCCAGGGTCAGTCCCCGGCACACCGCCCCCACAGAGGAGAGGCGGGGGGCTCCAGCGGGGCGTCCAGCACGGAGGCCTCCCCCCGCAGATACCTGGTGAGTCGGGGAAGGACAGGCATCTATGTAGAGGAGGAGGACAAGGTGTTCTTCATGGAGGACCTGGACGCACCAGGAGACGTCATCACCAGCATTTCAAGAGAGGCCTGCATTAGTATCTCCTCTCCTTCCAAAGCAGCAGAGTCTGCTCGTCCTGCGCAGCGCAAACCGGGGCCTCGGCCAGACCCCACCAGGAACGGCTGGTGCTCAGAGGCGCAGTCGGAGCAGCCGTGCCCACAGCCGCGCAGCCTGAACGCACTCTGTCCCAACACAAAGCGCTCCCTTTCTTGCACTTCCACTCCCGGTTCTGAATCTCTGCCTTACACCAACGGGTGGGAGATGGGTCTGGAGGGCCCGGCGTCTGAAACGGCGGAGGTCATCGCGCACCGCATgggtgggatgaagctgtctgcTACGGTCATCTTCAACCCTCGCTCCCCCAGCTTGACGGAGCTTGCTGTGGACAAGCTGCTGCTGCCTAGGCCCGATCCCTCTGAGGTCGAGccctgcggccccctggtggccactcactgcctgctcaactcctgtgtgtgttgtgggagCTGTGAGGACGCCCACGAAGACAACATCCCCACAGAGAGCTCTGGACTCGGGTTAGGCCTCACTCTGGGGTTGGATAAACATTCTAAGACCGCCGCCCCGAGCTCTGTCATACAATCTTCCGCTTGCCGGCTGCCCCCACGAGGTCATGATCCTCACAGTAAGGGAGATCTGGCCCAGTTGACTCCCCCTTCTTCCCGCTGCTCTGCAGAGACCCTGGAGGAGGGTTCAAAGTCTCCGCTCCGTGAGAAGTGCCTGGCCGTGGCTCCGGGGCCGGGGCATCGCGCTCAGGACTGCGGCTACCTCGGAGGGGACGGACCCTCCCTGTGCAACCACCAGCTGAGGAATGATAAGAGACAGCAGGCCAGTGGAGGCCAGCAGAGGGACAGGGAGACGGATAACGACAAATCGGGAATTAAAGACTCCAAGAGGGACATCAAAGAGGACAACAGGAGAAG TTTTCAGAGCTCTCCCCTCAGCTCTGTGTCAGGTAGTGACTGTGACAGTGTGTCGGTCACCACATGTAGTCTGTCAAGCAGCGCATACACTCCCAG CCCTGTCAGCAGTCTGACCCCCAGCTCAGGGATGTCAGAGGACCTGGACCATCAGGAGATCCAGCTGGCTCTGCAAAATGCAAAGTTGGCCGCCAGGAACAAGATCCGATCACGCTTCCACAGCAGCAGCGACCTCATCCACCGCCTCTTTGTTTGTATATCAG GCGTTGCTGATCAGCTGCAGACCAACTATGCTAGTGACCTTCGCAGCATCCTCAAGACTCTGTTTGAAGTCATGGCAACAAAGTGTGAGGAGGGAGACGACGATAACCACAAGAAAG CAGGTCCTGTTCTGCGTAATGCCGTGCTGGAGGACTGCGCTCTCTGTCAGGAGACCATTTCTTCCTCGGAGCTGGCAGCCAAGGCCCGGGAAGGCCAGTTTGAAG ACCCTCCAGACTGGGTCCCTGATGAAGCCTGCAACTCCTGCATTGCCTGCAAGGCTCCCTTCACTGTCATCCGCAGGAAGCATCACTGTAGGAGCTGTGGAAAG ATCTTCTGCTCTCGCTGCTCCTCCCACTCTGCTCCTCTCCCGCGGTATGGCCAGGTGAAGCCAGTCAGGGTTTGCACACACTGCTACATGTTTCATGTTACGCCTTTCTACAGCGACAAGGCCGGCATCTAA
- the zfyve28 gene encoding lateral signaling target protein 2 homolog isoform X4 — MIHVGMRSPFSKPLTFRTTRTLPRMCRTDPQLLAQFYYADEELNQVATELDGLDGRKDPQRCTLLVNQFRSCQDNVLNIINQIMDECIPDERANRDFCVKFPEEIRHDNLAGQLWFGAECLAAGSIIMNREIESIAMRPLAKDLTRSLEEVRNITRDQALRDLNLYTDRMKDALRHFDSLFAEFELSYVSAMVPVKSPKEYYVQQEVVVLFCETVDRSLKLGYLTQDMIDDYEPALMFTIPRLAIVCGLVVYSDGPLNLERKSEDMSELFRPFRTLLKKIRDLLQTLSDEELITLERNLCISQDGESIDEEPATDSSPAPVQENHSSCCPANDNSKGESEGEQEHLAPFVCANQEEKLAEVEKGWEEVETEKGEVEQEQGLLCEEAEEAELACSMQYDEEELEQLNMMVYRVGDEMSTLLSPPSQGQSPAHRPHRGEAGGSSGASSTEASPRRYLVSRGRTGIYVEEEDKVFFMEDLDAPGDVITSISREACISISSPSKAAESARPAQRKPGPRPDPTRNGWCSEAQSEQPCPQPRSLNALCPNTKRSLSCTSTPGSESLPYTNGWEMGLEGPASETAEVIAHRMGGMKLSATVIFNPRSPSLTELAVDKLLLPRPDPSEVEPCGPLVATHCLLNSCVCCGSCEDAHEDNIPTESSGLGLGLTLGLDKHSKTAAPSSVIQSSACRLPPRGHDPHSKGDLAQLTPPSSRCSAETLEEGSKSPLREKCLAVAPGPGHRAQDCGYLGGDGPSLCNHQLRNDKRQQASGGQQRDRETDNDKSGIKDSKRDIKEDNRRSPVSSLTPSSGMSEDLDHQEIQLALQNAKLAARNKIRSRFHSSSDLIHRLFVCISGVADQLQTNYASDLRSILKTLFEVMATKCEEGDDDNHKKAGPVLRNAVLEDCALCQETISSSELAAKAREGQFEDPPDWVPDEACNSCIACKAPFTVIRRKHHCRSCGKIFCSRCSSHSAPLPRYGQVKPVRVCTHCYMFHVTPFYSDKAGI, encoded by the exons ATGATACACGTCGGCATGCGGTCGCCATTTTCAAAACCATTAACCTTTCGAACAACGCGAACTCTCCCTaggatgtgt AGGACAGACCCTCAGCTCCTGGCCCAGTTCTACTACGCTGATGAAGAGCTGAACCAGGTGGCCACTGAGCTGGACGGGCTGGACGGCAGGAAGGACCCTCAGAGATGCACGCTGCTTGTCAACCAGTTCCGCTCCTGTCAG GACAATGTGCTGAACATTATCAACCAGATTATGGATGAATGTATTCCCGACGAGCGGGCCAACAGAGACTTCTGCGTCAAGTTCCCTGAGGAGATTCGTCATGACAACTTGGCCGGGCAGCTGTGGTTTGGGGCTGAG TGTTTGGCCGCCGGCTCCATCATCATGAACAGGGAGATAGAGAGTATAGCGATGAGGCCCCTGGCTAAGGACCTCACTCGCAGCCTGGAGGAGGTTCGCAACATCACCAGAGACCAGGCCCTGAGGGACCTCAACTTGTACACGGACCGCATGAAGGATGCGTTGCGGCATTTCGACAGCCTTTTTGCTGAGTTTGAGCTCAG CTATGTGTCAGCCATGGTGCCTGTGAAGTCTCCCAAAGAATACTATGTACAGCAGGAGGTGGTCGTGCTCTTCTGTGAGACTGTAGATAG GTCCCTAAAGCTGGGCTATCTCACACAGGACATGATCGATGACTACGAACCTGCACTCATGTTTACAATTCCCCGACTAGCCATTGTGTG TGGGCTGGTTGTGTATTCAGACGGACCTCTCAACCTAGAACGCAAATCAGAGGACATGTCTGAGCTCTTCCGACCTTTTCGCACTTTATTAAAGAAAATCAG AGACTTGCTGCAGACCTTGAGTGATGAAGAGCTGATCACACTGGAGAGGAACCTGTGTATCTCTCAGGACGGGGAGTCCATAGACGAGGAGCCGGCCACAGACAGCTCTCCAGCTCCAGTCCAAGAGAACCACTCATCTTGCTGCCCTGCTAATGACAACTCCAAGGGGGAGAGTGAGGGGGAGCAGGAGCACCTGGCTCCGTTTGTCTGTGCCAACCAGGAGGAGAAGCTGGCAGAAGTAGAGAAGGGCTGGGAGGAGGTGGAAACGGAGAAGGGGGAGGTGGAGCAGGAGCAGGGCTTACTGTGTGAGGAGGCGGAGGAGGCAGAGTTGGCGTGCTCCATGCAGTACGACGAGGAGGAGCTGGAGCAGCTCAACATGATGGTGTACCGCGTGGGAGACGAGATGTCCACCCTTCTGTCTCCTCCCAGCCAGGGTCAGTCCCCGGCACACCGCCCCCACAGAGGAGAGGCGGGGGGCTCCAGCGGGGCGTCCAGCACGGAGGCCTCCCCCCGCAGATACCTGGTGAGTCGGGGAAGGACAGGCATCTATGTAGAGGAGGAGGACAAGGTGTTCTTCATGGAGGACCTGGACGCACCAGGAGACGTCATCACCAGCATTTCAAGAGAGGCCTGCATTAGTATCTCCTCTCCTTCCAAAGCAGCAGAGTCTGCTCGTCCTGCGCAGCGCAAACCGGGGCCTCGGCCAGACCCCACCAGGAACGGCTGGTGCTCAGAGGCGCAGTCGGAGCAGCCGTGCCCACAGCCGCGCAGCCTGAACGCACTCTGTCCCAACACAAAGCGCTCCCTTTCTTGCACTTCCACTCCCGGTTCTGAATCTCTGCCTTACACCAACGGGTGGGAGATGGGTCTGGAGGGCCCGGCGTCTGAAACGGCGGAGGTCATCGCGCACCGCATgggtgggatgaagctgtctgcTACGGTCATCTTCAACCCTCGCTCCCCCAGCTTGACGGAGCTTGCTGTGGACAAGCTGCTGCTGCCTAGGCCCGATCCCTCTGAGGTCGAGccctgcggccccctggtggccactcactgcctgctcaactcctgtgtgtgttgtgggagCTGTGAGGACGCCCACGAAGACAACATCCCCACAGAGAGCTCTGGACTCGGGTTAGGCCTCACTCTGGGGTTGGATAAACATTCTAAGACCGCCGCCCCGAGCTCTGTCATACAATCTTCCGCTTGCCGGCTGCCCCCACGAGGTCATGATCCTCACAGTAAGGGAGATCTGGCCCAGTTGACTCCCCCTTCTTCCCGCTGCTCTGCAGAGACCCTGGAGGAGGGTTCAAAGTCTCCGCTCCGTGAGAAGTGCCTGGCCGTGGCTCCGGGGCCGGGGCATCGCGCTCAGGACTGCGGCTACCTCGGAGGGGACGGACCCTCCCTGTGCAACCACCAGCTGAGGAATGATAAGAGACAGCAGGCCAGTGGAGGCCAGCAGAGGGACAGGGAGACGGATAACGACAAATCGGGAATTAAAGACTCCAAGAGGGACATCAAAGAGGACAACAGGAGAAG CCCTGTCAGCAGTCTGACCCCCAGCTCAGGGATGTCAGAGGACCTGGACCATCAGGAGATCCAGCTGGCTCTGCAAAATGCAAAGTTGGCCGCCAGGAACAAGATCCGATCACGCTTCCACAGCAGCAGCGACCTCATCCACCGCCTCTTTGTTTGTATATCAG GCGTTGCTGATCAGCTGCAGACCAACTATGCTAGTGACCTTCGCAGCATCCTCAAGACTCTGTTTGAAGTCATGGCAACAAAGTGTGAGGAGGGAGACGACGATAACCACAAGAAAG CAGGTCCTGTTCTGCGTAATGCCGTGCTGGAGGACTGCGCTCTCTGTCAGGAGACCATTTCTTCCTCGGAGCTGGCAGCCAAGGCCCGGGAAGGCCAGTTTGAAG ACCCTCCAGACTGGGTCCCTGATGAAGCCTGCAACTCCTGCATTGCCTGCAAGGCTCCCTTCACTGTCATCCGCAGGAAGCATCACTGTAGGAGCTGTGGAAAG ATCTTCTGCTCTCGCTGCTCCTCCCACTCTGCTCCTCTCCCGCGGTATGGCCAGGTGAAGCCAGTCAGGGTTTGCACACACTGCTACATGTTTCATGTTACGCCTTTCTACAGCGACAAGGCCGGCATCTAA